A window of Synechococcus sp. WH 8109 genomic DNA:
CTTTCTTTGGGGGTCCACCACTCGTCGCCTTGATTGGGACTTTGCGCAGGCGGTGTCGTGCCGAAGGCATGAAAAAACCCGATGCCGCTTGGCACCGGGTTGGCATGAGCGGTTTGGGAATCGCTCAGATTGCAGTCGGGGAGACAGGATTCGAACCTGCGGCATCTTGCTCCCAAAGCAAGCGCGCTACCAAACTGCGCCACTCCCCGGCGCAAACAAAGATTAGCGGTCAGCGTGCAGCTGTTCAGCGAGGTTGACGCCGCTGCTGATCGCTCCCTCCGCTCTGCCGAAGCCGGGCCCTGCGATCCAGTCGCCACAAAACCCCACGGCGCTGGTGGGGCACCACTGCAGCTCTTGTGGCAAGGGGTTGTTGAGAGGCCGTGAGGCGCCCCAGCGCATCACACCCAACGGGGTCGCTTGGTTCAACGTAGCTGAAACAACCGGCAGGGCTTGCAGCAGTTCGGGCAACAGCTCCAACAGACGCTGTTGCTCCTGTGCCAGCAGGCACCGCTGGCTTTCGGGCGTGATTGCTTGCCCGGAATCCAAGCCATGCACCACAAGCCCCCAGCGACCATCGCTTTGCGGCTGCAGCACGAGGCGTTCCACTTTCCAGCGCGCTTTGGCGGCGTCGTTCAACCAGATCTGAGCAGGCAGCTCCTCAGCGTTGAGTGCGAGTACGCCCAGATCCACCATCAGGTTCCAGCGCACCTCGGCTTGGCTGTGTTGCAGCAGGCTCAGTGCCTTGTCGAGGTCTTCATCCACGCCCTCTGCAACGGCTGTGCGCAGGGGGACGTCATCCCAGGCCAGCATCTTCAGTGAGCGGGGATGGGCCAGCAGGGTTCCACTGAGCACAAGGCGCTTGGCCCTGAGGCTCCAGCTTCGATCCTCGTTCTCAAGTAGCCAATGGTCCCGGCGTCGCTCCAACCAGCGCACACGCGTTTCGAACTGACGGCTCAGTTGCGCGAAGCCAGCAGTCTCGAGCAGCGCCTCGCAGATGCTGGCCATGCTGGGAACACCATGCCACCAGCCACCATTTGGCCAGGCGTCGGGGCTGTTGGCGGGTGATAACCCTGATTGGGCGTCGAGCGAGAGCACAGCTCGCTTGTCCCGCTGAAGAACACTCGCTGCCCGCAACGGCTCCAGCAGCGCGTTCATTTCATCTGGTATGGATTCACTGAGAGTCAAGCCCGGTGCTCCATGGTTGAGCAGCCAGACGCTTTGATCGCGTCTCCTGCGGGTTGCCATGCGTCCACCTGGCCCCCTGCCGGCTTCAATCACAGCGATGTTGAGATCAGATCCCAGCTGCTGGAGCCGGCCAATCAGGCTGCAGCCAGCCAGTCCTGCACCGATAACGGCGAGATCAACCTCAGCCACCTTCGCTGAAGCGTCTGTCGCGGATCACATCCAATAGCGCTCTGCGGCCACTCGAGAAAACAAACCACCTAGCAATGCCAGAAGAATCGTTACGCCAAAGAATGCGAAATACGCCATCTGAACTGTTGGCCTGATCAGAGATTCCAGGCTTTCTAACAGCCGCTCGGTCGTCGGCTCTGTTGAGTCACGAGACGACATTAATTGAAGATATGGGTCGCCTGAGATTCGAACTCAGGACCAGCCGGTTAAAAGCCGGATGCTCTACCGCTGAGCTAGCGACCCGTGCCCGCTTGGGCATGCCGTTTCGGCACCAAGTGAGGTTATCACTCAGGTCGCCGAGGAGACTGGTGGCTGCTGAACCATGGCCATGACTGGCTCCAAGCCCTGGCCCGATCCCCAGATCGATGCCAACGCCTGGGTTGCTGAATCCGCCGTCGTGATTGGAAATGTGCAGATGGCAGCGGGCAGCAGCCTCTGGCCCATGGCCGTTGCGCGCGGTGATCTCGAGCAGATCAGCATCGGTGCAGGCAGCAATGTTCAAGACGGTGCCGTGCTCCATGGGGATCCGGGACAGCCGGTTCGCCTCGGTGCCGATGTCACCTTGGGGCACAGGGCTGTCATCCATGGCGCCACGCTCGAGGATGGATGCCTGGTGGGAATTGGGGCCATCGTTCTCAATGGCGTCACCGTCGGTGCAGGCGCTCTGGTGGCTGCTGGATCTGTTGTCACCAAGGATGTGCCTCCCGGAACCCTGGTGATGGGCATGCCAGCTTCGGTGAAGCGGGAGTTGTCGCCTGAGGCGATTGATGAACAGCGCTGCCATGCTCGGCGCTACGCGCAATTGGCGGCATCCCAAGCCCAGTTCAGGCCTTGAACGCACTCCTTGATTGCTGCGAATTCGATCAGCTTTCAAGGAAGGTCGTGGGATCAACGAAGAAGTCCGTAAGATCGGCGACACAGATTTCCGTTTTCAAGAATGGTCCGAGTTGCCATCGGTCTGGTCCTCATCCTGGTGATCGTCGGTTACTCGGCCTTCAGCGTGATCACCACGGGCCAGGTTCTGGGTATCGATGCCCGCCTGTTCCTTGTGGTTGCCCCGATCCTCGCTGCTGTCAGCTGGGCTGCTTTCAACATCGGCCGTGCGGCTGTGGGCCAGCTGCAGCTGATGCTGAAGCGCAGCCGCGCCTAATCAAGGCAAGCGAGCTTCGTAAGCTGAAGGCTGCTTATAAAGCTGGTTGTCTCAATCTCCCCATGTCACCGTTCTTGGTGCCGGTCTTGCCGGCACTGAGGCGGCTTGGCAGATCGCCCGTGCAGGGGTTGCGGTCACCCTGGTGGAGATGCGTCCGATTCGACGCTCCCCTGCACACCACAGCAGTGACTTTGCTGAACTCGTCTGCAGCAACAGCTTTGGCGCTCTGAGCAGCGACCGTGCTGCTGGCTTATTGCAAGAGGAGCTCCGCAGGCTTGGCTCTTTGGTGATCGGCACGGCCGATACCCACGCTGTGCCTGCCGGCGGAGCCTTGGCCGTTGATCGCGGTCGCTACAGCGCTGCCCTCACCGAGGCTCTCGACCAGCATCCCCTGGTCACGATTGAACGACGGGAGCAGCAAGCTCTACCGCCGGAGCATGTGATCACCGTTCTGGCGACGGGGCCGCTCACGAGTGAATCGTTGGCGGAGGATCTGCGCCAGTTCACCGGTCGTGCCGACTGCCACTTTTTTGATGCGGCAAGTCCGATCGTGCATGGGGACAGCATCGATCTGTCGGTGGCCTTCCTCGCCAGCCGCTACGACAAGGGGGATGCGGACTACATCAACTGTCCGATGGACAAGGAGCAGTACCTGGCCTTCCGCCAGGCCCTGCTGGAGGCGGAACAGGCTGAACTCAAAGACTTCGACAAAAACGATGCCACCTTTTTTGAGGGTTGCTTGCCGATTGAGGAGTTGGCACGTCGTGGTGAAGACACCATGCGTTATGGCCCCCTGAAGCCGATCGGGCTCTGGGATCCCCGTTGGGGTGATGTGAACGATCGCGATGTGCGCCGGGCCAAGCGCGCCTACGCCGTGGTGCAGCTGCGGCAGGAAGACAAGGACGGGCGCCTCTGGAATCTGGTGGGTTTCCAGACGAATCTCAAATGGGGTGAGCAGAAGCGAGTTCTGCAGATGATTCCTGGGCTAGGCCAGGCGGAATTCGTGCGCTTTGGGGTGATGCACCGCAACACCTTCCTGGAGTCGCCGCAGCTGCTGCAGCCCACCCTGCAGTTCCTCCAGCGCCCCAACCTCCTGGCAGCAGGCCAGATCACAGGCACCGAGGGCTATGCCGCCGCCGTGGCCGGTGGCTGGTTGGCCGGCACCAATGCGGCTCGGTTGGCCCTGGGCCTGGAGCCAATTGATCTGCCGGCCACCTCCATGAGTGGAGCCCTCACTCATTTCGTCAGCGAGGCACCAACGGCCAAGTTCCAGCCGATGCCCCCCAATTTCGGTTTGTTGCCCGAGCTGCCAGAACGTATTCGCGACAAGCGAGCGCGCTATGGCGCCTACCGGGATCGTGCCCTCCAGGATCTTGAGCCGATGCGGGCTCTCCAACCCCAGACAGTGACGGCATGACAACCCCTGCGGAGGCTCGCCGGATCGAACAGCGCTC
This region includes:
- a CDS encoding NAD(P)-binding protein gives rise to the protein MAEVDLAVIGAGLAGCSLIGRLQQLGSDLNIAVIEAGRGPGGRMATRRRRDQSVWLLNHGAPGLTLSESIPDEMNALLEPLRAASVLQRDKRAVLSLDAQSGLSPANSPDAWPNGGWWHGVPSMASICEALLETAGFAQLSRQFETRVRWLERRRDHWLLENEDRSWSLRAKRLVLSGTLLAHPRSLKMLAWDDVPLRTAVAEGVDEDLDKALSLLQHSQAEVRWNLMVDLGVLALNAEELPAQIWLNDAAKARWKVERLVLQPQSDGRWGLVVHGLDSGQAITPESQRCLLAQEQQRLLELLPELLQALPVVSATLNQATPLGVMRWGASRPLNNPLPQELQWCPTSAVGFCGDWIAGPGFGRAEGAISSGVNLAEQLHADR
- a CDS encoding gamma carbonic anhydrase family protein, translating into MTGSKPWPDPQIDANAWVAESAVVIGNVQMAAGSSLWPMAVARGDLEQISIGAGSNVQDGAVLHGDPGQPVRLGADVTLGHRAVIHGATLEDGCLVGIGAIVLNGVTVGAGALVAAGSVVTKDVPPGTLVMGMPASVKRELSPEAIDEQRCHARRYAQLAASQAQFRP
- a CDS encoding photosystem II protein Y; translation: MDARLFLVVAPILAAVSWAAFNIGRAAVGQLQLMLKRSRA
- the trmFO gene encoding FADH(2)-oxidizing methylenetetrahydrofolate--tRNA-(uracil(54)-C(5))-methyltransferase TrmFO; translated protein: MSQSPHVTVLGAGLAGTEAAWQIARAGVAVTLVEMRPIRRSPAHHSSDFAELVCSNSFGALSSDRAAGLLQEELRRLGSLVIGTADTHAVPAGGALAVDRGRYSAALTEALDQHPLVTIERREQQALPPEHVITVLATGPLTSESLAEDLRQFTGRADCHFFDAASPIVHGDSIDLSVAFLASRYDKGDADYINCPMDKEQYLAFRQALLEAEQAELKDFDKNDATFFEGCLPIEELARRGEDTMRYGPLKPIGLWDPRWGDVNDRDVRRAKRAYAVVQLRQEDKDGRLWNLVGFQTNLKWGEQKRVLQMIPGLGQAEFVRFGVMHRNTFLESPQLLQPTLQFLQRPNLLAAGQITGTEGYAAAVAGGWLAGTNAARLALGLEPIDLPATSMSGALTHFVSEAPTAKFQPMPPNFGLLPELPERIRDKRARYGAYRDRALQDLEPMRALQPQTVTA